The proteins below come from a single Nocardioides eburneiflavus genomic window:
- a CDS encoding corrinoid protein has translation MTPEEILQALYDETLVGNAPRVLDLTNEGLTLDMEPQTLLFDALIPSLEEVGARFERGDFFVPEMLIAGRAMAGAMERLRPLLAETGVETVGKFLMGTVKGDVHDIGKNLVNIMLEGAGFEVIDLGVQVAPEKFVAAIEEHQPDIVGFSAFLTTTMPMFKANMNALEKAGIRNDVIVMVGGAPVTQEYADAVGADGYAADASQTVKRAKSLLDTKRAKVPA, from the coding sequence ATGACCCCCGAGGAGATCCTGCAGGCCCTCTACGACGAGACGCTGGTGGGCAACGCACCACGCGTGCTCGACCTGACCAACGAGGGGCTCACCCTCGACATGGAGCCTCAGACACTGCTCTTCGACGCGCTCATCCCCTCCCTCGAGGAGGTCGGGGCCCGCTTCGAGCGCGGTGACTTCTTCGTCCCCGAGATGCTCATCGCCGGACGGGCCATGGCCGGCGCGATGGAACGGCTGCGGCCCCTCCTCGCCGAGACCGGCGTGGAGACCGTCGGGAAGTTCCTCATGGGCACGGTCAAGGGCGACGTCCACGACATCGGCAAGAACCTCGTCAACATCATGCTCGAGGGAGCCGGCTTCGAGGTGATCGACCTCGGGGTGCAGGTGGCACCGGAGAAGTTCGTCGCCGCCATCGAGGAGCACCAGCCCGACATCGTCGGCTTCTCGGCGTTCCTCACCACCACCATGCCGATGTTCAAGGCCAACATGAACGCCCTCGAGAAGGCCGGCATCCGCAACGACGTGATCGTGATGGTCGGTGGCGCGCCCGTCACCCAGGAGTACGCCGACGCGGTCGGCGCCGACGGCTACGCAGCCGACGCCTCCCAGACCGTCAAGCGCGCCAAGAGCCTGCTCGACACGAAGCGCGCCAAGGTCCCCGCATGA